The segment TACCGTCGATCGGGTCCAGCACCCAGGTCAGACCGGAGGTGCCCGCCTTATGGCCGAATTCCTCGCCCAAAACCGCATCATCGGGTCGGTGCTCAGCCAAAACCTTGCGCATCGCCTCTTCGGCGGCGCGGTCCGCCACGGTTACCGGATCATACCCGCCGGCAAGTTTGCTTTGCGTGTCAAGTGCATTGCCCCGAAAGAACGGCAAGATAACAGAGCGCGCCGCGTCCGCCATCAGATGCGCAACGCGGCGCACGTCCGCGTCAAAGGAGGGATGAGACATCAGGAAATCCGGTACGTCTGTCGGTGTCTAGGCAACATCGCTCAGCACGCGCGCCAGTTCAAACAGGCGACGACGCTGATCTTCGGGGATGGAATAATACGACCGGATCAAATCCATCGCTTCCTTGTCGCCCAGCAAATCGGCAGGCACGGTTTCAGCATGCGCCTGCGCCTCTTCTTCTTCCGTTTTGATCCCGTCAAAGAAGAACGACACATTCACGTCCAACGCATCGGCAATGTCCCAAAGCCGCGAGGCGCTGACCCTATTGGCCCCGGTTTCATATTTCTGGATTTGCTGGAACTTGATGCCCACCAGTTCTGCAAGCCGTTGTTGGGTCATTCCGGTAAGCCAGCGGCGCTGTCTGATTTTCTGACCAACATGTACATCGACTTTATGGGGCATCAATTTCAACTTTCTCAATCTTCGCAAGGGTTCACTGAAGCACGAGCAAGGGCAGCCTCAGTATTGGCACCGGCGTCACTCTACCACGTTCTAACAGTTTACAAGTCAGCGACCGGCGTGCAATTCAAATTGTAACGATTAAGACGTTCAGCGCCAAAAACACCGCTTAGTCATAGACTACACGCAAGAACGCACCAGATTTATTCTACTTTTTTCGATAGCTAGTGTGCGGCACCGCACAAAAAAAGCGCTTGGCCTCATTACCCTATGCCTTGTTCTTGCAGGAATTTATTCTCCCATAGGTAGAACTCACCCTTTGCCGAAACGATACCAGTTGCACATGTCATCGCGCCCCAAGCGCCGCTGGTCCTTGCGCGATGGGTATCGGCCATATCTTGCCGATACCTGCAATTGTTAACCGATTCGCCTGCGTTACACCGCCCGCAGACGCTGGTGCGCTGCGCCAGAAAACGCCTGTCGCAACAAATCGACAAGCGTGTCATGCACCTCGCCGCTGCCTTCCGCCTTGCCGTAAAGGTTGATCTGCTGGACAGGCAACGCCGGCAGCGCCCCGCCGTGTTCGATCACCTCCAGATAAGGCGGCTGCGTGCCCTCGATCATCGAAGAAACGGCCAGATCTGCACTTACTGCGGCTTCGATGGTGCGGTCGCTTTCGGTATCCACGGTCATGTCCCACCCGATCCCCTCTGCATCCAGCGCCACAGCGATCTGGGCGCGAAACATGCAATGTCGGCAAAACGCCAGCGGCAGCGCGCGCGCGCGCCATGCAGTGCCCCCCGGTGCGCCAACCCACACCAACGGCTTATGCGCCAAGACTTCGCCGCCCTGATCCACGCCGGTTTCGGTTGTCACGATCACATCACAGTCGCCTTTGGCAAACTGGTCTTTTAACGTGCGGGTATATGACGCCTCAAGCTGGACCTTGACCCGCGGAAACACCGCATGGAACTGCTTAAGCACCTGCGGCACCGCCGGATAGACCACATCATGCGGCACTCCCAGCTTGATTTCGCCCTCATATGCCTGATGGGTCAAACGGCCGATCACCTCGTCATTCAGCGCGACCATCCGGCGGGCATAGGTCAGCAATTGCTCGCCCGATGCGGTCAGACCGATGGTGCGGCCGCTGCGATCCAACAAGGACAGATCCAGCATTTCCTCAAGGCGCTTGAGCTGCATCGACACCGCCGATTGCGTCAGGTGCAGGAAACCAGCCGCCCGCGTGACGCCGCCGGAATCGGCAACCGCAACAAAGGAGCGCAGCGTCGTGATGTCGAGATTTCTCATATATCAACCCTTGTGATGTAAGCGATAACAACCATTCGTTTTCATTATCCACCAAGGCCGTCCATATATCAAGCATCGAAATACGAAACAGCAAACCATCACATACACTGAAAGGTCACGACATGTTCTCCTCCTCCGCCCTCGCCCGCCCTGTCGCCTCCTCCCGCAACGTCAAGCCGGGTCTGGCCGCCCGGACCTTCGCAGCACTCGCAGTTTTGCGCAGCCGCAGACAGCTTGCAGCGCTGGACCAGCACCAACTCGATGATCTTGGGATCAGCGCCAAAGCGGCCCAAGCCGAAGCAAACCGCCCGATTTGGGATGTACCGGCGCATTGGGTCAAATAATGCGGAAAACTCTGCCCTCTACAGCGGGTTACACCTTGTAATGTGGGCCGCGAATTCCGATATTTGATGCAATACCGTGCCGCGCTGCGTGCGTGGTAAACAACCCTTTTGCCAAATGGAGGTCTTTCATGGCTGACGTGAATACAATCCGGAGCACAGCCGGAGCCCGCGCCGCCGATATTGACGCGGGGCTGCGCGCCCACATGAACAAAGTTTACAGCACAATGTCGATCGGCATGCTGATCACATTTGCCGCCGCATGGGCGCTGGCCGGCCTTGCGGTCACATCCGACCCCTCTGCCGCGTCCGCGCAGCTGGGCCCTGACCAGTACCTGACCGGCCTTGGCTATGCGCTTTATGCCTCGCCGCTGAAATGGGTCGTAATGTTTGCCCCGCTGGCCTTTGTTTTCGGCTTTGGTGCTGCGATCAACAAGATGTCCGCCGCGACAGCACAAACGGTATTTTACCTGTTTGCCGCCGTTATGGGTGTGTCGATCAGCTCGATCTTCCTGATCTACACCAATAACTCCATCGCGCAGGTCTTCCTTGTGACCTCGATCGCCTTTGCCGGTCTGTCGCTTTACGGCTACACCACGAAAAAGGACATCTCGGGTTGGGGCAGCTTCCTGATCATGGGTGTGATCGGCCTGATCGTAGCGTCGATCGTCAATATCTTCCTGCAATCCAGCGCCCTGATGTTCGCGATTTCCGCAATCGGCGTGCTGATTTTTGCCGGTCTTACCGCCTATGACACCCAGCGGATCAAAACCGAATATATCTCGCATGCACACCACGGCGACACAGAGTGGCTGGGCAAAGCGGCGATCATGGGCGCGCTGAGCCTGTATCTGAACTTTATCAACATGTTCATGATGCTGCTCCAGCTCTTCGGCAACCGCGAATAAGCGTCCCTACCCTGAACGTTTCGAAAGGCCGGTCCCCCGTGGGCCGGCCTTTTTCATTTCAGGAACCTTGTTGCTGTCAGGAGAACCGCAATGCTTGAACTGCGCCCCAACTGCGAGATGTGTGACTGCGACCTGCCGCCAGAGGCCCCGAACGCGCGCATCTGTAGCTACGAATGCACCTTCTGCGCTGCCTGCGCGGATGAGGTACTGTGCAACGTCTGCCCCAACTGTGCCGGTGGGTTTGTGCCCCGCCCCATCCGGCCGGCAACCGCACGCCGCGCAGGCACCAGCCGCCTGCATCAGACCCCGAGCGACAACCGGCTGCACCTAAAGTACGATCTGGAAAACATCACACAACTGGTAATGGCGACCAGAGACATCCCGCCCGCCCAACGCTAAAGCCAGGCGGCGCTGAGAAGCCCTTTCCCATCCCCGCCCCTAAAACGCAAAAAGCCGCGCAAACTGCCCGGCCCTGCGTAACAACGAAAGTCAGATCTTACTTGATCTTGCCTTCTTTGTATTCAACGTGCTTGCGCGCAACGGGGTCGTACTTACGAATGACCATTTTTTCGGTCATGGTGCGTGCGTTCTTTTTTGTAACGTAAAAGTGGCCTGTGCCCGCGGACGAGTTCAGACGGATTTTGATCGTGGTTGGCTTCGCCATGATAGTCTCTCCTGCTGCACCGCCACTCCATGGGGGATGCGTGAATTCTGAGCTTTGGCTTTTAACGGGATGGAGGTCCGAGTCAACAGCAAACGCTGCGTTTTCTTATAACTCCACCCGCACATCATGCATCCAAAGTTTTGCAGGCCGCGAAAGCATGAAAACCACCACATCTGCCAGATCATCCGGTTCGGTGAAAATCTGGTTGGGCACGTCCTGCCCCGCCTTTGCAAACATGCCGGTGTTGGTACCGCTTTGATACAGGCCCGCAACCCGCACGCCGTTTTCCGCCTCGTCGATCTTTAACACATCGGTAAAGCCGCGCATGCCGTGTTTGGTCGCCGCGTAAACCGACTGCCCCTCTTCGGCCAGAACGCCGGATTTGGACACGACATTCAGAATCGCCGCCTCGGGCTGCTTGCGCAGGTCAGGCAGCACACTGCGGGTCAGGTGGATTGCACCGGTCAGGTTGGTGGCAACCGTGTCTTCGATCATCTGCGTGGCAATCGTGTCCAGCGGACCCGTCTTGTGCCAGATGCCCGCATTGTTGATCACGATATCCAAAGGGGGCAGGTCCGCACGGATGGCTGCTGCAGTGTTTTCGATCGCCACACGGTCCCGCATGTCGCAGACAAAGCCCTGCGCCTGTGCTGCCCCGCCTGCAAGACACTCGGCCGCGACGCCCTCAACCCGCGCTGGGTCACGCCCCAGAACGGCAACGTTGCAGCCCGCCTGCGCGAGCTTGAGGCATATGTGACGCCCGATCCCGTCGCTGCCACCTGTTACCAGTGCTGTCTTACCGCGAAGTTCCATGTACCGCATTCCTTCTTAATCGCTACATCCGCAACCTGACGCGGAATTTTGAAAAATTCCGGACCGTTTTCTTGCAAGAAAACGCCCCGCTAAACACACGCGGAAAGCCTATAAGCCGGATTTTGTCCCGAATGCAGACGGATCTGCACTCTTGGATGACCATTCCTCTGACCACACCGTTGCCGATGTGGCTATAGCTGCCAACCCGAACCTGCTGGGGCAAAAGCAGCCCTGCCGCAGCCCGAAGGCTGAGCGACGCGCGGTCCCTATTTGGCATTGCTCCTGGTGGGGCTTGCCGTCACCATCTTTGTTGCCAAAGACGTGGTGGGCTCTTACCCCACCGTTTCACCCTTACCCCCGTGTACCGCAAAACGGCGCGCGAAGGCGGTCTGTTTTCTGTGGCGCTGTCCGTCGGGTTGCCCCGCCCGGGCGTTACCCGGCACCGTTACTTTTTGGAGTCCGGACTTTCCTCGACAACATTGCTGTCACCGCGATCATCCAGCCTTCCGCGTGTGGGGCGGGCGTAGCGCGTGAACACATCTGTCGTCAATGCAGCAAATGGTGCACTACAGTATATAAGGCCAAAAAGAGGAGAGGCTTAGATCGAGGGCAGTGTGTAATCCGCATGCGTAAGCGGGCCACGACGCCACGGCGCAGAGCGCAGGCGGGTTGTGGCGAGCAGGGTCTCGAACGGCGTGTCTTGGGGGTAGCCAGCGGCATGAGCACAGCTTGCGAAGCTGTCTTCGTCAACAGTTTCCGGCGTTTGCGCGACGGTTTGCGCGGCAAGCCCCTGTCGCGCCAGACGCGCCCAATCGAAATGCGGGCCTGGATCAATTTTGCGCCCCGGTGCCATATCCGAATGGCCGATGATCCCATTTGCCGCAATGCCCCAACGGGTCATGATCGCCTGCAACAGCGTTTCAAGGCTTGCCATTTGCGGCTCCGCAAAGGGGTGTGTGCCAAGGTTGTCCAACTCGATCCCGATGGAGCGGGAATTGATGTCGTCCTGCCCGCGCCATGACCCTGCCCCGGCGTGCCAGGCACGTTTGTCTTCGGGAACCATCATCGTGACGGCACCTGTGATCGAAATCAGATAATGCGCCGACACCTCGGCAGCCGGATCACACAACCGTTCAATCGCCGCCTCTGCGCTGTGCATTGCCGTATAGTGCAAGACGACAAGCGAGGGTGTCAGCCCGTCCCGACGTGGCCCGCAGTTGGGCGAAGGGCGCGTTGTGATCTGGGGCTGCGTCTTTGGCACACCCTAGCCTTGCTGGGTGGCCTTGCGGTAAGGGGCCGGATCCCAGCGGCAGGCATATCCATCGCCATCAGGGTCCATCCCCTTGCGGTCCTTTTCAGGGCCACCGCGCGTCAGGAATTCCAGCTGTGCCTCGTCCGCTGTCGCGAATTCGGCGCAGGCGCGTTCGAATTTCGCCTGTTTGTTAAAGCCCGAGCGGCGATAGCGTGCCGTGCCGCGCGGATGCGAGGTTTGCAACGCATAGGCCACGACATTAGGTCCCGACGCCACGCGGCTGGGCAGCGCTTCGGGCTGGATCACTTGGTATTGCGAGCGGTTAGCGGCAAGACGCGCGGCATCTGCATCAATGCTGCGTTGACCCGACACCGCGTCAAAGTTGTTCTCGTTCGAGATACCAGCCGAATTCAGCACAGGGGCCGGATTGGACGGGCTGGCGTTCAGCGGGGCCACACCTGAGTTCGTGTCGGCATCATTGCCCAGACCGCCCGGACGCGTGGCATCAAGAACCCGTGTGGTTTCTGCCGCCGTCGCCGCCGCCGATCCATTTGCGGGTGTGCTGCCCAGTGGGGCGGCTGCCACCGATGCCGGTGCCGGCACCCCCGTCAACGCCGCCTCGCGCTGTGCGCGTTGGGCATTATACTGGTTGTCAAAACCGACACCACGACCGGATTCAGGAATGGTGGGCTGACAGGCGGCAAGCGCCACACCAGCGGCGAGAACAAGGAAACTACGTGCGATCATGGGTCCTGCTTTGTCGTTTTGACGATATTATTGCAGCGGGTTTACCACCATTTCTCGGGCTTGGCTACAAATCCTGCCGCGCGTTCCAGCGCATAGGCGGAGGACAGCAGATCGGCTTCTTCCCAAGGGCGTCCGATCAGTTGCAGCGCCATCGGCAGCCCCTGACGGTCAGTCCCTGTGGGCACCGCGATGCCGGGCAAACCGGCAAGATTCACGGTCACCGTAAACACGTCATTGAGGTACATCTGCACCGGATCGGCACTGGCCATTTCACCCAGACCGAAAGCCGCGGACGGCGTTGCTGGTGTCAGGATGCTGTCGATGCCTTGGGCAAATACATTTTCAAAGTCCCGTTTGATCAACGTGCGCACCTTGCGGGCGCGGTTGTAATAGGCGTCATAGAAACCCGCTGACAGCACATATGTACCGACCATCACGCGGCGCTGCACCTCGGGGCCAAACCCTTCGGCGCGGGTTTTTTCGTACATCTCTGTGATGCCATCGCCTTGATCCAGTGTGGCGCGGTGGCCATAGCGCACCCCGTCATAGCGCGCGAGGTTTGACGAGGCTTCAGCCGGTGCAATGACGTAATAAGCTGGCAGCGCATACTTCGTGTGCGGCAGAGAGATGTCGACAATCTCGGCCCCTGCGTCTTTCATCATGGCAATGCCGTCTTGCCACAGGGTTTCGATTTCCTCTGGCATGCCGTCCATGCGGTATTCTTTGGGGATACCGATTTTCTTGCCGCGCATGTCGCCGGTCAATGCCGCCTCGAAATCCGGCACGGGCAGATCGGCCGAAGTGGAATCCTTGGCGTCATAGCTGCACATGGCTTCCAGCATGATCGCTGCATCGCGCACGTTTTTGGTCATCGGTCCGGCCTGATCCAGCGAGGACGCAAAGGCGACGACACCCCAGCGCGAACAGCGGCCATAGGTCGGTTTGATGCCGGTGATGCCGGTAAAGGCTGCGGGTTGACGGATGGAACCGCCGGTGTCGGTGCCGGTCGCCGCCAAACACAGGTCCGCCGCCACAGCCGAAGCCGAGCCACCTGACGAGCCGCCCGGCGTCAGCGCCGTGTCGTCATTGCCACGTCGCCACGGGTTCACCGCATTGCCATAAACCGAGGTTTCGTTGGACGAGCCCATGGCGAATTCATCCATGTTCAGCTTACCCAACATCACCGCCCCTGCGTCAAACAGGTTCTGACTGACAGTGGATTCATACTCTGGCAGGAACCCTTCCAGAATGCGCGAACCGGCTTGGGACGGCACACCTTTGGTGCAGAACAGATCTTTCATACCTATCGGCAGACCACACATCGCAGGCGCATCACCCTCTTTCAGACGCGCATCCGCTTTGGCCGCCTGCTCCAGCGCAATCTCCGGCGTGTGGTGAACAAAGGCGTTCAACGCCCCTGCCCCGTCGATGGCTTTCAGGCAGGCTTCGGTCAGCTCTTTGGATGTGGTGTCACCGGCGCGCAACGCGTCGCGGGCTTCGGCAAGGCCCAGTTTGTTCAGATCGCTCATTATTCAACTACCTTCGGTACAGCAAAGAAACCTTCACGCGCATCGGGCGCGTTCTTCAGGATCTTCTCCTGTTGATCCCCATCCGTGACATTGTCCACACGGCGTTTCAATCGCTGGGGTGTTACGGATGTCATCGGCTCAACGCCTTCCACATCCACTTCGCTCAATTGCTCAATGAACCCCAAAATCCCGTTGAATTCCTGCGCCAAAGCCGGAAGCGCATCCGGCTCTACCTTGATACAGGCCAGTTTTGCCACACGCGCGGCGGTGTTTTCATCAATGGACATGGGGTTTCCCTTGCAGCGTTCTCAATTTCCTTGCCAATACCGCCCCAAGCGCCCCCTCGCAAGAGCAGGCTGGCGCTTGCAGGCAAAGAGGTTAAACTCTGCCCGAAATTTAGGGGGAAACACATGAAAATCATCTGGCTTGGCCATGGCTCGTTCCGTTTTGAAATCGAAGATCAGGTTGTGCTGGTTGATCCTTGGTTGACCGGCAATCCGATGATGACCGA is part of the Sulfitobacter geojensis genome and harbors:
- a CDS encoding helix-turn-helix domain-containing protein translates to MPHKVDVHVGQKIRQRRWLTGMTQQRLAELVGIKFQQIQKYETGANRVSASRLWDIADALDVNVSFFFDGIKTEEEEAQAHAETVPADLLGDKEAMDLIRSYYSIPEDQRRRLFELARVLSDVA
- a CDS encoding LysR family transcriptional regulator; the encoded protein is MRNLDITTLRSFVAVADSGGVTRAAGFLHLTQSAVSMQLKRLEEMLDLSLLDRSGRTIGLTASGEQLLTYARRMVALNDEVIGRLTHQAYEGEIKLGVPHDVVYPAVPQVLKQFHAVFPRVKVQLEASYTRTLKDQFAKGDCDVIVTTETGVDQGGEVLAHKPLVWVGAPGGTAWRARALPLAFCRHCMFRAQIAVALDAEGIGWDMTVDTESDRTIEAAVSADLAVSSMIEGTQPPYLEVIEHGGALPALPVQQINLYGKAEGSGEVHDTLVDLLRQAFSGAAHQRLRAV
- a CDS encoding DUF1127 domain-containing protein translates to MFSSSALARPVASSRNVKPGLAARTFAALAVLRSRRQLAALDQHQLDDLGISAKAAQAEANRPIWDVPAHWVK
- a CDS encoding Bax inhibitor-1/YccA family protein — protein: MADVNTIRSTAGARAADIDAGLRAHMNKVYSTMSIGMLITFAAAWALAGLAVTSDPSAASAQLGPDQYLTGLGYALYASPLKWVVMFAPLAFVFGFGAAINKMSAATAQTVFYLFAAVMGVSISSIFLIYTNNSIAQVFLVTSIAFAGLSLYGYTTKKDISGWGSFLIMGVIGLIVASIVNIFLQSSALMFAISAIGVLIFAGLTAYDTQRIKTEYISHAHHGDTEWLGKAAIMGALSLYLNFINMFMMLLQLFGNRE
- a CDS encoding DUF1272 domain-containing protein, encoding MLELRPNCEMCDCDLPPEAPNARICSYECTFCAACADEVLCNVCPNCAGGFVPRPIRPATARRAGTSRLHQTPSDNRLHLKYDLENITQLVMATRDIPPAQR
- the rpmG gene encoding 50S ribosomal protein L33, with protein sequence MAKPTTIKIRLNSSAGTGHFYVTKKNARTMTEKMVIRKYDPVARKHVEYKEGKIK
- a CDS encoding SDR family oxidoreductase — its product is MELRGKTALVTGGSDGIGRHICLKLAQAGCNVAVLGRDPARVEGVAAECLAGGAAQAQGFVCDMRDRVAIENTAAAIRADLPPLDIVINNAGIWHKTGPLDTIATQMIEDTVATNLTGAIHLTRSVLPDLRKQPEAAILNVVSKSGVLAEEGQSVYAATKHGMRGFTDVLKIDEAENGVRVAGLYQSGTNTGMFAKAGQDVPNQIFTEPDDLADVVVFMLSRPAKLWMHDVRVEL
- a CDS encoding N-acetylmuramoyl-L-alanine amidase encodes the protein MPKTQPQITTRPSPNCGPRRDGLTPSLVVLHYTAMHSAEAAIERLCDPAAEVSAHYLISITGAVTMMVPEDKRAWHAGAGSWRGQDDINSRSIGIELDNLGTHPFAEPQMASLETLLQAIMTRWGIAANGIIGHSDMAPGRKIDPGPHFDWARLARQGLAAQTVAQTPETVDEDSFASCAHAAGYPQDTPFETLLATTRLRSAPWRRGPLTHADYTLPSI
- the gatA gene encoding Asp-tRNA(Asn)/Glu-tRNA(Gln) amidotransferase subunit GatA; the protein is MSDLNKLGLAEARDALRAGDTTSKELTEACLKAIDGAGALNAFVHHTPEIALEQAAKADARLKEGDAPAMCGLPIGMKDLFCTKGVPSQAGSRILEGFLPEYESTVSQNLFDAGAVMLGKLNMDEFAMGSSNETSVYGNAVNPWRRGNDDTALTPGGSSGGSASAVAADLCLAATGTDTGGSIRQPAAFTGITGIKPTYGRCSRWGVVAFASSLDQAGPMTKNVRDAAIMLEAMCSYDAKDSTSADLPVPDFEAALTGDMRGKKIGIPKEYRMDGMPEEIETLWQDGIAMMKDAGAEIVDISLPHTKYALPAYYVIAPAEASSNLARYDGVRYGHRATLDQGDGITEMYEKTRAEGFGPEVQRRVMVGTYVLSAGFYDAYYNRARKVRTLIKRDFENVFAQGIDSILTPATPSAAFGLGEMASADPVQMYLNDVFTVTVNLAGLPGIAVPTGTDRQGLPMALQLIGRPWEEADLLSSAYALERAAGFVAKPEKWW
- the gatC gene encoding Asp-tRNA(Asn)/Glu-tRNA(Gln) amidotransferase subunit GatC, which codes for MSIDENTAARVAKLACIKVEPDALPALAQEFNGILGFIEQLSEVDVEGVEPMTSVTPQRLKRRVDNVTDGDQQEKILKNAPDAREGFFAVPKVVE